Genomic DNA from Indicator indicator isolate 239-I01 chromosome 39, UM_Iind_1.1, whole genome shotgun sequence:
gagctgggaggaggctgctTTGACCCTACAGTGACCGAGGCAGGGGCTACCCATAGCTGTGGGTACAGCTGCTGGgtgagcagggctctgggtgagGCCCTGGGGCTGTCTGCTGTGCTTGGGTCAGGCTCCAGGGCTGGTTGCCTGTAGCACGGTGCTGAGTGTGGGGTTTTGCTGGGTGGAACAAGGGAATAACCAGTCAGCAAACTGGagagtgctgctggctgtggctgaggaGCTCCCACCCCCCTTCCCTTGCAGCTGCCTTCCTTACACAGACAGTCTGCCTGGACGACACGACGGTCAAGTTCGAGATCTGGGACAcggcagggcaggagaggtaCCACAGCCTGGCCCCCATGTACTACCGGGGGGCACAGGCAGCAATAGTGGTCTACGACATCACCAACACAGTGAGTGCTGGGAAGGGTGCTGGGGGGCTCTGTGCACTGCTGTGTGGTGCTTTGGGAGGGTGTCAGGgtccagagagctgcagagtcCTGCCTGTAGAcactgagctgccagcagcccctgccttgtcctgctgtgaagtgctgcagaggcagaaagctgctggcaggaaggtTCTGTCCcaatcacagctgctgtggggcagtgaGGGGCTGCCCTTCCTGACTGCTGCCTCCTGTTTGCTTGCAGGACACTTTTGTACGAGCCAAGAACTGGGTGAAGGAGCTGCAGCGGCAGGCCAGCCCCAACATCGTCATTGCACTAGCAGGGAACAAGGCAGACCTGGCCACCAAGAGGGCTGTGGACTTCCAGGTGAGGGAcaagcagctcagctcttgCCTGAGCACATCAGGAAAGCCTTttgctggggtgggggagatGGTGGCTGTGTGAAAAGTGCTCTGAGGGAGTCAGGATTGAAGGTGCTGAGGACCTCAGGATGTCACTCAGGAGGGGACTGCAGCCTCCCCCTGCACTCTGCTCAGCACTTGCAGCTCCTGTGGGTAGCAGTTGTAGAACTGTGGAGAACAAGGCCCCTGGAGCACAAGCTGCTGgcttcagccttttctcagcCTTGCACAGCTGGGGGCTGTCTGCAGCAGggcctgagcagcaggagaaggatcACTCCCAGCTGCCTTGTCTGAGGCAGACTTCAAGGAGCAACTCTTCCCTCAgacctgcccagggctgctgtgctgcacccagtgtgtgCCACCCTGCAGCTAAGCAGAGTGCcaggtgctgtgctgctcaggacaCAAAGTGCCCAGGTTGGGctcacagcctgtgctgtgccccagctctgctgctgtgccccacCTGTGTGGTGCCCGtccccagccaggcagggccAGGGGTGGCACAGGGCATTTCTCCAGTGCTTCTGGCAGCTGCCTTGggcctgcctgtggcaggagtcCCTCAGTCTGCCCTGTGGCTGTTTGCAGGACGCACAGACATATGCAGATGACAACAGCTTGCTGTTCATGGAGACCTCTGCCAAGACAGCGATGAATGTGAACGAAATCTTCATGGCAATAGGTAAGAGCTGCAGCGGCTCtgggcaccagcagcactgcagctctgtggcagcCAGAGGCTCCTGCTGGAGCAACCAATTCactctgtctggagaggcaCTCCTGGAAAGAATtcctgaaagagctggggctgtgcagcttggagaagagaaggctctgaggagaccttagagctgcacttcagtatctgaaggggtcctCCAGGCAGGTAGGGGatgggactgttcagaagggcctgtggggataggacagggggcagtggtttgaaactggagcagggcagagtgacatcaggaggaagttctgcacagtgaaggtggggagacactggaagaggctgcccaggaaggtggttggggtcTCATCCCTGGATACATTTgagatcagccttgatgtgtccctgggcagcctgttcaggttagagctgtccctgctgcctgcagggggttggacaagacctcagagggtcccttccagcctgctgcagtctgTGAGTCTTGGGAGCCTTTGCCTTACAGAGCCTGGACCCCCTGCCCGTCTGGGCTGGTCAGTGAGGAAAGGGAGGGGTTGCTGAAGCCAGAGCTGGGGTGGGTTTGGCTGTGCTCATGCTGCTGGCACTGTCCTGCCCCAAGCCCGTGGAGAGGGgtgccagggcagagcctggcctgTCACTGGCCTTCCAAGGAGCTGCCTGATGTCTTCTTCCTTTCTAGCCAAGAAACTGCCAAAAAACGAGCCCCAGACAGCTTCAGGGGGCGCCGGCAGGAATCGGGTGGTggacctgcaggagagcagccagcccagcaggagccagtGCTGCAGCAACTGAGAGGGCCCCGGAGCCCGGAACCGCTAACAACCGCACTTACCGTAGAGCGGCTGCGCCGTGGCCGCTGTGATTCTCCATCCCTTTCTGATCATAGGCTGGAGGGAGCTCTTCCACCTGCACCTTTCTGTACAATACTAATTCAATTCTAAGTCTTAAGTCACTTTTTTAATATACGAActtctgctcttccctctggtggtggtggatgtgtgacctgctgcctgcccggcccagctcacctctgcctgggcagggctggtggcacCTGGGTCCCACTGTACTGTAGGTCACTGCTGAAGACAAAAGGGATCTCGAGGCTTCAAACCACCCCCACGTAAAGCTGAGGCTGAGACCAGTACGATTCACCTAGAACCACTAAACTGTAGCATTAGTGACAAACTGCAGCTGTGGGGCCACTTCTGACCAAATCAGTG
This window encodes:
- the RAB5C gene encoding ras-related protein Rab-5C, with translation MAGRGGAARPNGPAAGNKICQFKLVLLGESAVGKSSLVLRFVKGQFHEYQESTIGAAFLTQTVCLDDTTVKFEIWDTAGQERYHSLAPMYYRGAQAAIVVYDITNTDTFVRAKNWVKELQRQASPNIVIALAGNKADLATKRAVDFQDAQTYADDNSLLFMETSAKTAMNVNEIFMAIAKKLPKNEPQTASGGAGRNRVVDLQESSQPSRSQCCSN